A genome region from Arachis duranensis cultivar V14167 chromosome 6, aradu.V14167.gnm2.J7QH, whole genome shotgun sequence includes the following:
- the LOC127748436 gene encoding uncharacterized protein LOC127748436, whose amino-acid sequence MNFVYVLSGWEGSASDSRILRDAISRRNNLKIPIGNYYLVDANYTNCKGFLAPYRHTRYHVQEWAHEFDPEEDTLLEEEQVLIGDDHGGNEDSDDDMIESIEGSNDWTAWRDNLANEMYNDWMNSRIN is encoded by the exons ATGAACTTTGTGTACGTACTTAGTGGATGGGAAGGATCCGCTTCGGATTCAAGAATCCTTAGAGATGCCATTTCACGTCGTAATAACCTCAAGATACCAATTG GGAATTATTATTTAGTAGATGCGAATTATACTAACTGCAAGGGATTTCTAGCACCATATAGGCATACTCGATACCACGTACAAGAATGGGCTCATG AATTCGACCCTGAAGAGGACACACTACTTGAAGAGGAGCAAGTGCTTATTGGAGATGATCATGGTGGTAACGAAGATAGCGATGATGACATGATTGAGAGCATAGAGGGCAGCAATGATTGGACTGCTTGGCGAGACAATTTAGCAAACGAAATGTACAATGATTGGATG